A stretch of Triticum aestivum cultivar Chinese Spring chromosome 1D, IWGSC CS RefSeq v2.1, whole genome shotgun sequence DNA encodes these proteins:
- the LOC123181678 gene encoding transcription factor MYBS2 has product MEEEGARKAVLFRLFGVEVRGAEEDDDAEPMELKKSTSMPNLACASIVPILLPGEASNDKGYASDDGELASTPQLKRRRRKAQERKKGIPWTEEEHRKFLEGLKQLGKGDWRGISKNFVTTRTATQVASHAQKYFLRQTNPGKKKRRASLFDVGIPAGHSYDDQLPSTQSVGTKLAPAEKILHTDRGDVPLPSYPGGIRGNSNNIQMQVEELTDHVKKRSKFPTGTSLAAMAASGLELAMSSSASSILELSIAPPRCYGAVDAIKVL; this is encoded by the exons ATGGAGGAGGAGGGCGCGAGGAAGGCGGTGCTCTTCAGGCTGTTCGGCGTCGAGGTCCGCGGCGCGGAGGAGGATGATGACGCGGAGCCCATGGAGCTCAAGAAGAGCACCAGCATGCCCAACCTCGCCTGCGCCTCCATCGTCCCGATTCTCCTGCCCGGCGAGGCCAGCAACGACAAGGGCTACGCCTCCGACGACGGCGAGCTGGCGTCCACGCCGCAGCTcaagcgccgccgccgcaaggcccaGGAGCGCAAGAAAG GGATTCCATGGACCGAGGAGGAGCACAGGAAGTTCCTGGAGGGTCTGAAGCAGCTGGGCAAGGGGGACTGGAGAGGCATCTCCAAGAACTTCGTCACCACCAGGACGGCCACGCAGGTGGCCAGCCACGCCCAGAAGTACTTCCTCCGGCAGACCAACCCCGGCAAGAAGAAGCGCCGGGCCAGCCTCTTCGACGTCGGCATCCCCGCCGGCCACAGCTACGACGATCAG CTGCCAAGTACTCAGAGTGTTGGAACCAAGCTTGCTCCTGCTGAGAAGATACTCCACACCGACCGCGGCGACGTGCCG CTACCAAGTTATCCTGGAGGCATCAGGGGCAACAGCAACAACATCCAGATGCAG GTTGAAGAACTAACTGACCATGTGAAGAAGAGATCAAAGTTCCCCACCGGGACGTCGCTGGCCGCCATGGCTGCCTCCGGGCTGGAGCTGGCAATGTCTTCATCTGCCAGCAGCATCCTGGAGCTCAGCATCGCGCCTCCTCGCTGCTACGGCGCGGTCGACGCCATCAAGGTGCTGTGA
- the LOC123181677 gene encoding phosphatidylglycerophosphate phosphatase PTPMT1 — translation MRIQELPGDCDGGGGGGGAGELQLRREDGGADGSELKLRGEEGGVAAAGEEKGEGAGRVIAQAAFGAKRAAVGVGARMLFYPTLVYNVVRNQCESHFHWWDQVDEHVLLGAVPFPSDVLRLQKLGVCGVVTLNESYERLVSKSLYEAHGIENLVLPTRDYLYAPSFDNLCKAADFIHRNASCGKLTYVHCKAGRGRSTTVVLCYLVQYKQMTPAGAFEHVRSCRPRVLLASAQWKAVQEFYQLRVKKIQGSSCIDSPIVKKVPSPSPVLLATRNLITFDEKTFVMVSESDLEGYNADALAVNVGSGLWEISLVYRVQFASQAAFAGFSYLWLQCRAHKDTEALTESIGSESCSLEAEQPANGHHCLLQGVVVNP, via the exons ATGCGAATCCAGGAGCTTCCCGGCGATTGCGATGGCGGAGGCGGGGGCGGAGGGGCGGGGGAGCTGCAGCTGCGTCGGGAAGATGGCGGGGCCGACGGTAGTGAGCTGAAGCTGCGTGGCGAGGAGGGGGGTGTCGCCGCGGCGggggaggagaagggagagggTGCGGGTAGGGTGATCGCGCAGGCGGCTTTCGGTGCGAAGCGTGCGGCGGTTGGCGTCGGCGCTCGGATGCTCTTCTACCCGACGCTGGTGTACAACGTCGTGAGAAACCAATGCGAGTCTCACTTCCACTGGTGGGATCAGGTCGACGAG CATGTGCTGCTGGGTGCTGTTCCATTCCCGAGCGATGTTTTGCGGCTGCAGAAGCTTGGAGTTTGTGGTGTGGTCACACTAAACGAATCATATGAGAGGCTTGTTTCCAAGTCACTGTACGAG GCTCATGGGATTGAAAACCTGGTGCTGCCAACTAGAGACTACCTTTATGCGCCGTCATTTGACAACCTTTGCAAGGCTGCTGACTTCATCCACA gaAATGCTTCATGTGGTAAGCTGACTTATGTTCACTGCAAAGCTGGACGGGGACGTAGCACCACCGTTGTTCTTTGCTACTTG GTGCAATACAAACAAATGACACCTGCTGGAGCTTTTGAACATGTTCGGTCATGCAGGCCAAGGGTGTTATTGGCTTCCGCACAATGGAAA GCTGTCCAGGAATTCTACCAGCTTAGAGTGAAGAAAATTCAGGGCTCCAGTTGCATCGACAGCCCAATCGTTAAAAAGgttccatctccatctccagtGTTGCTTGCTACTCGGAACCTCATCACTTTTGATGAGAAGACATTTGTGATGGTCTCAGAATCAGACCTTGAAGGGTATAATGCGGATGCCTTGGCAGTTAACGTGGGAAGTGGTTTGTGGGAAATAAGCTTAGTATACCGTGTTCAGTTTGCCAGCCAGGCAGCATTTGCAGGGTTTTCATACCTGTGGTTACAGTGCCGCGCCCACAAGGACACGGAGGCACTCACTGAGAGCATCGGTAGTGAGAGCTGCTCGCTGGAGGCGGAGCAGCCTGCAAACGGCCACCACTGTCTACTTCAAGGTGTCGTGGTTAATCCGTGA